A window from Oncorhynchus mykiss isolate Arlee chromosome 9, USDA_OmykA_1.1, whole genome shotgun sequence encodes these proteins:
- the LOC110532014 gene encoding opioid growth factor receptor isoform X1: protein MMEPDDLVCVYDSTWDTESDGDDPGENQTRRSSQDKTKSWTSGLWSNTFSRNMRAAKDMQNYRKGYPNLTDDECSEERMFNLKFYLNEYPSSPDDIFIESFHKEWKTDYKRLERVHSYIQWLFPLREPGVNYMASELTKKEILAFRESEEAKKRLVESYELMLGFYGIQLVNKDTGEVKRAENWRERFANLERNMHNNLRITRILKSLGELGFEHYQSPLVRFFLEETLVKRNLSSVKRSVLDYFLFAIRDKQKRKELLRYAFQHFEPKEKFVWCPRKIQKQLKKAEKGNGEGAEEGRTRAKAREGEAVGAQKDKGVTEEVKETTKLNDEALSSDGDKQAEGFSVNPSGTAISSEDSESLGNGNSNDLDMDHSGSPDPESVKGDHSMEEGLKEDSQAKDSVQDSVKVKAAASEMKSDNLPQPTKKKREGDTVVTRNGPSENCPNGWEKGTGVPNDNHPHQTSPSAASSHKAKTEDPKKDSPKKDSSERGEKHPRTDFSDVSDNKAVPVGGENTQKAGEDQTNGKEVKNEVEPMDVESNPQPSSGNFRDMGTS from the exons ATGATGGAGCCGGACGATTTAGTGTGCGTGTATGATTCGACGTGGGACACCGAGAGTGATGGAGACGATCCTGGAGAGAACCAAACGCGTCGCTCAAGCCAGGACAAAACTAAATCATGGACATCTGGTTTA TGGTCAAACACGTTCTCCAGGAACATGAGGGCTGCCAAGGACATGCAGAACTACAGAAAAGGGTATCCT AATCTAACAGATGACGAATGCTCAGAAGAGAGAATGTTCAATTTAAAATTCTATCTCAACGAATACCCCTCCTCCCCTGATG ACATTTTCATAGAATCCTTTCATAAAGAATGGAAGACGGACTATAAGAGGCTGGAGAGAGTTCACTCCTACATTCAGTG GTTGTTTCCACTGCGGGAACCAGGAGTGAACTACATGGCCTCTGAGCTCACCAAGAAGGAGATCCTG GCCTTCAGGGAGAGTGAGGAGGCCAAGAAGAGGCTGGTGGAGTCCTACGAGCTCATGCTGGGGTTCTATGGTATCCAGCTGGTCAACAAAGACACAGGTGAGGTCAAACGCGCCGAGAACTGGAGAGAACGCTTCGCCAACCTTGAAAG GAACATGCACAACAACCTCCGCATTACGCGCATCCTGAAGAGCCTGGGGGAGCTAGGCTTTGAGCACTACCAGAGCCCATTGGTGCGCTTCTTCCTGGAGGAGACGCTGGTCAAAAGGAACCTGAGCAGCGTCAAGCGCAGCGTGCTCGACTACTTCCTGTTTGCCATTCGTGACAAGCAGAAGCGCAAAGAGCTTCTGCGCTACGCTTTCCAGCACTTTGAGCCCAAGGAAAAGTTTGTATGGTGCCCCAGAAAGATCCAGAAACAGCTGAAGAAGGCGGAGAAAGGGAACGGAGAGGGAGCGGAGGAAGGCCGCACACGAGCCAAggctagagagggagaggcagtggGAGCCCAGAAGGACAAGGGTGTCacggaggaggtgaaggagactACCAAGTTGAATGATGAAGCATTGAGTAGTGATGGCGATAAGCAGGCTGAAGGTTTTTCTGTTAATCCTTCAGGGACAGCAATCTCCTCAGAGGACTCAGAATCACTGGGAAACGGGAACAGTAATGATCTTGATATGGACCATTCAGGCAGCCCAGACCCTGAGTCTGTTAAAGGAGATCACAGTATGGAGGAAGGACTCAAAGAGGATAGTCAAGCCAAGGACAGCGTCCAGGACTCAGTTAAAGTCAAGGCAGCTGCATCTGAAATGAAGTCCGATAATTTGCCGCAACCGACTAAGAAGAAAAGGGAAGGTGACACGGTGGTGACACGCAACGGTCCTTCAGAGAACTGCCCCAACGGGTGGGAGAAAGGCACAGGCGTCCCTAACGACAACCACCCGCATCAGACGAGCCCATCAGCGGCATCATCCCACAAAGCCAAGACTGAGGATCCCAAAAAGGATTCGCCGAAAAAGGACTCCTCAGAACGAGGTGAAAAACACCCAAGGACTGACTTTAGTGATGTGTCTGATAACAAAGCAGTGCCAGTGGGTGGGGAGAACACACAGAAAGCTGGAGAGGACCAGACCAATGGGAAAGAGGTGAAAAATGAAGTGGAGCCAATGGATGTGGAATCCAACCCCCAGCCAAGTTCAGGGAACTTCAGGGACATGGGAACTTCCTGA
- the LOC110532014 gene encoding opioid growth factor receptor isoform X2 has protein sequence MMEPDDLVCVYDSTWDTESDGDDPGENQTRRSSQDKTKSWTSGLNLTDDECSEERMFNLKFYLNEYPSSPDDIFIESFHKEWKTDYKRLERVHSYIQWLFPLREPGVNYMASELTKKEILAFRESEEAKKRLVESYELMLGFYGIQLVNKDTGEVKRAENWRERFANLERNMHNNLRITRILKSLGELGFEHYQSPLVRFFLEETLVKRNLSSVKRSVLDYFLFAIRDKQKRKELLRYAFQHFEPKEKFVWCPRKIQKQLKKAEKGNGEGAEEGRTRAKAREGEAVGAQKDKGVTEEVKETTKLNDEALSSDGDKQAEGFSVNPSGTAISSEDSESLGNGNSNDLDMDHSGSPDPESVKGDHSMEEGLKEDSQAKDSVQDSVKVKAAASEMKSDNLPQPTKKKREGDTVVTRNGPSENCPNGWEKGTGVPNDNHPHQTSPSAASSHKAKTEDPKKDSPKKDSSERGEKHPRTDFSDVSDNKAVPVGGENTQKAGEDQTNGKEVKNEVEPMDVESNPQPSSGNFRDMGTS, from the exons ATGATGGAGCCGGACGATTTAGTGTGCGTGTATGATTCGACGTGGGACACCGAGAGTGATGGAGACGATCCTGGAGAGAACCAAACGCGTCGCTCAAGCCAGGACAAAACTAAATCATGGACATCTGGTTTA AATCTAACAGATGACGAATGCTCAGAAGAGAGAATGTTCAATTTAAAATTCTATCTCAACGAATACCCCTCCTCCCCTGATG ACATTTTCATAGAATCCTTTCATAAAGAATGGAAGACGGACTATAAGAGGCTGGAGAGAGTTCACTCCTACATTCAGTG GTTGTTTCCACTGCGGGAACCAGGAGTGAACTACATGGCCTCTGAGCTCACCAAGAAGGAGATCCTG GCCTTCAGGGAGAGTGAGGAGGCCAAGAAGAGGCTGGTGGAGTCCTACGAGCTCATGCTGGGGTTCTATGGTATCCAGCTGGTCAACAAAGACACAGGTGAGGTCAAACGCGCCGAGAACTGGAGAGAACGCTTCGCCAACCTTGAAAG GAACATGCACAACAACCTCCGCATTACGCGCATCCTGAAGAGCCTGGGGGAGCTAGGCTTTGAGCACTACCAGAGCCCATTGGTGCGCTTCTTCCTGGAGGAGACGCTGGTCAAAAGGAACCTGAGCAGCGTCAAGCGCAGCGTGCTCGACTACTTCCTGTTTGCCATTCGTGACAAGCAGAAGCGCAAAGAGCTTCTGCGCTACGCTTTCCAGCACTTTGAGCCCAAGGAAAAGTTTGTATGGTGCCCCAGAAAGATCCAGAAACAGCTGAAGAAGGCGGAGAAAGGGAACGGAGAGGGAGCGGAGGAAGGCCGCACACGAGCCAAggctagagagggagaggcagtggGAGCCCAGAAGGACAAGGGTGTCacggaggaggtgaaggagactACCAAGTTGAATGATGAAGCATTGAGTAGTGATGGCGATAAGCAGGCTGAAGGTTTTTCTGTTAATCCTTCAGGGACAGCAATCTCCTCAGAGGACTCAGAATCACTGGGAAACGGGAACAGTAATGATCTTGATATGGACCATTCAGGCAGCCCAGACCCTGAGTCTGTTAAAGGAGATCACAGTATGGAGGAAGGACTCAAAGAGGATAGTCAAGCCAAGGACAGCGTCCAGGACTCAGTTAAAGTCAAGGCAGCTGCATCTGAAATGAAGTCCGATAATTTGCCGCAACCGACTAAGAAGAAAAGGGAAGGTGACACGGTGGTGACACGCAACGGTCCTTCAGAGAACTGCCCCAACGGGTGGGAGAAAGGCACAGGCGTCCCTAACGACAACCACCCGCATCAGACGAGCCCATCAGCGGCATCATCCCACAAAGCCAAGACTGAGGATCCCAAAAAGGATTCGCCGAAAAAGGACTCCTCAGAACGAGGTGAAAAACACCCAAGGACTGACTTTAGTGATGTGTCTGATAACAAAGCAGTGCCAGTGGGTGGGGAGAACACACAGAAAGCTGGAGAGGACCAGACCAATGGGAAAGAGGTGAAAAATGAAGTGGAGCCAATGGATGTGGAATCCAACCCCCAGCCAAGTTCAGGGAACTTCAGGGACATGGGAACTTCCTGA